Proteins co-encoded in one Halodesulfovibrio marinisediminis DSM 17456 genomic window:
- a CDS encoding (2Fe-2S)-binding protein: MSTNTSTAQDTVTIFFEDEPLTVPADISVAAAVLGPGHAGHTGKNPVKGDNRAPVCLMGVCFECMMEIDGVPNQQSCLVTVREGMKVKRQNTIKEKY, from the coding sequence ATGTCTACAAATACATCCACAGCGCAGGACACCGTAACTATCTTCTTTGAAGATGAGCCCCTGACCGTTCCTGCTGATATTTCCGTAGCTGCTGCCGTTCTGGGACCGGGTCACGCCGGACACACTGGGAAAAATCCAGTTAAGGGTGACAACCGTGCTCCTGTATGCCTTATGGGCGTCTGCTTTGAGTGCATGATGGAAATCGACGGTGTTCCTAACCAGCAGTCCTGCCTCGTCACCGTACGCGAAGGAATGAAGGTGAAACGCCAGAATACCATCAAGGAGAAATACTAA
- a CDS encoding NAD(P)/FAD-dependent oxidoreductase produces the protein MRQNFDVLIVGGGVTGAAVGYGLAKKGVKVGVVDATPPVDRASRSNMGLIWCQSKALGHRNYVEWCFNSSKLFGELAEELKKTSGIDIEYTESGGIIPCLGEEEFTKRSDYLDALRKEAGEEGYPGTMMTRDELEAKLPNITFGPNVTGATWCAEDGLVEPLKLMFALRHGMANLGGTLIPDTNVIDIVKTDSGYLVTTDNGEIECTRLVLAGGLGNRQLAGKFGVSVPVVPNKGQVFLTERVPDVLPSPLLGITRTRGGTIMIGFEHEYVGTDTSLHTEKFCHVAKWATDIWPALADLRIIRTWSCLRVWPKDGFPIYDKIPGHENGFILNAHSAVTLAAIHVAELPDFIMGNDICKTAADFTLSRFDEK, from the coding sequence ATGCGACAAAATTTTGATGTGCTCATCGTGGGCGGTGGCGTTACAGGCGCTGCTGTGGGCTACGGGCTTGCTAAGAAAGGCGTCAAAGTCGGCGTAGTGGATGCAACACCTCCGGTTGATCGGGCTTCCCGAAGCAACATGGGGCTGATCTGGTGCCAGTCCAAAGCACTGGGTCATAGAAACTACGTTGAATGGTGCTTTAATTCTTCCAAACTCTTTGGTGAGCTAGCCGAAGAGCTAAAGAAAACGTCCGGCATCGACATCGAATACACCGAGTCAGGCGGCATTATCCCCTGCTTAGGTGAAGAAGAATTTACTAAACGCAGTGACTACCTTGACGCCCTTCGTAAAGAAGCTGGCGAAGAAGGGTATCCAGGCACAATGATGACTCGCGATGAGCTTGAAGCTAAGCTCCCGAACATCACCTTCGGCCCGAACGTTACCGGCGCTACCTGGTGTGCAGAAGACGGCCTTGTGGAGCCGTTAAAGCTCATGTTTGCTCTTCGGCACGGTATGGCAAACCTTGGCGGCACGCTTATTCCGGACACCAACGTAATTGACATTGTCAAAACAGATTCCGGCTACCTTGTAACTACAGATAACGGTGAAATTGAATGTACCCGTCTGGTACTTGCCGGTGGTCTTGGCAACCGTCAACTCGCCGGTAAGTTCGGCGTTTCTGTGCCTGTAGTTCCTAACAAAGGTCAGGTATTCCTTACCGAACGTGTTCCAGACGTCCTGCCTTCTCCGCTTCTCGGCATCACCCGTACTCGAGGCGGCACGATTATGATTGGTTTTGAACATGAATACGTTGGAACAGACACATCACTCCATACAGAAAAATTCTGCCACGTAGCAAAATGGGCAACCGATATCTGGCCTGCCCTTGCAGACCTGCGCATTATCCGCACATGGAGCTGCTTGCGTGTATGGCCTAAAGATGGCTTCCCGATTTACGACAAAATTCCGGGACACGAAAACGGCTTTATTCTTAATGCCCATAGTGCTGTCACTCTTGCCGCTATCCATGTTGCTGAATTACCAGACTTTATCATGGGTAACGATATCTGCAAGACCGCAGCTGATTTTACGCTTTCACGTTTCGACGAGAAGTAG
- a CDS encoding RidA family protein, whose protein sequence is MSAITRHGTHPRLPVSNAVEANGWLYVTGQVPRDENGELLAGNMTAQARLTLNNLVKVVTESGYEMKDVVRVGVWIDDPRDFADFNKVFAEFFDIEHAPARVTVQGSMVCDCKIEIDAIAYKES, encoded by the coding sequence ATGTCTGCAATCACAAGACACGGAACACATCCAAGACTGCCAGTTTCTAACGCAGTAGAAGCAAACGGCTGGCTTTACGTTACCGGTCAAGTTCCTCGTGATGAAAATGGTGAACTTCTTGCTGGCAACATGACTGCTCAAGCTCGTCTTACCTTAAACAACCTTGTCAAAGTAGTCACCGAATCCGGCTACGAAATGAAAGACGTAGTACGTGTAGGTGTATGGATCGATGACCCACGCGACTTTGCTGATTTCAACAAAGTTTTTGCAGAATTTTTTGACATTGAACACGCGCCGGCACGTGTAACCGTTCAAGGTTCCATGGTTTGCGACTGTAAAATTGAAATAGACGCAATTGCGTACAAAGAATCCTAA
- a CDS encoding sodium:solute symporter family protein — MGLHWLDMVVVFLYFGLVIWMGIYTMSKVESFDDYAVAGRSVPTAILFATIAATLCGGGATIGRIAFMHKTGIIVFAGLVGVVLNQFWSGFFVAGKVREAGKNIYSIGDLFGLYYGRAGRLFSSIVAFLFCLALFGVQILAMGRILQTATGMDLIPAAILSSVITVAYTWSGGMLAVVLTDAVQYVVLAVGISLCGILAMSNAGGYDHIMEVLNNAPEMATKLQLFADWTPMQFLGLFLAFLLGEFCAPYFIQRYATAKSAKDSKKGVLIFAGYYGFFLATTAGIGLASLVLQPNVEPGLAMTNLVRDTLPMGLAGIVFGALLAAVMSTGDSFINTAAVIYTRDIYNEFIEPKASQETLLKQSRWATLIIGGGSIAVAVLFQDVFGLMIYVFKLWPSAILPPLLIALSGKIGTSKISPYAGAPAIIAGLATCFIWGDKVLHDPFGIPANLAGIVANCVVLFIVHMATKNKEPKGAFVPEQLL, encoded by the coding sequence ATGGGACTTCACTGGTTAGACATGGTCGTTGTATTCTTATACTTCGGGCTTGTCATTTGGATGGGCATCTACACTATGAGTAAAGTCGAAAGTTTCGACGATTACGCTGTTGCCGGTCGTAGTGTGCCAACTGCTATTTTATTTGCTACAATTGCAGCAACACTGTGTGGTGGTGGTGCTACAATTGGTCGTATTGCCTTTATGCACAAGACAGGCATCATTGTATTCGCTGGTCTTGTAGGCGTTGTATTAAACCAATTCTGGTCCGGATTTTTCGTTGCGGGCAAAGTTCGTGAAGCCGGAAAGAACATTTACAGCATTGGTGACTTATTTGGCCTGTACTACGGCCGCGCGGGACGCCTTTTCTCAAGTATCGTAGCGTTCTTATTCTGTCTTGCGCTGTTCGGTGTACAGATCCTTGCAATGGGTCGTATTCTCCAGACAGCAACAGGCATGGATCTCATTCCAGCTGCGATTCTCTCTTCCGTTATTACTGTTGCCTACACTTGGTCTGGCGGTATGCTCGCAGTAGTACTTACTGATGCTGTTCAGTACGTTGTTCTCGCAGTAGGTATCTCCCTGTGTGGTATTCTGGCTATGAGCAATGCTGGCGGCTACGATCACATCATGGAAGTACTTAACAATGCACCGGAAATGGCTACCAAGCTTCAGCTCTTTGCAGACTGGACTCCGATGCAGTTCTTAGGATTATTCCTTGCGTTCCTACTCGGCGAATTCTGTGCGCCATACTTTATTCAGCGTTACGCAACGGCTAAATCTGCTAAAGATTCTAAGAAAGGTGTTCTCATCTTTGCCGGTTACTACGGCTTCTTCCTTGCGACTACCGCAGGTATCGGTCTTGCTTCTCTCGTTCTGCAGCCTAACGTAGAGCCAGGTCTTGCAATGACCAACCTCGTTCGTGACACCCTGCCTATGGGTCTTGCTGGTATCGTGTTCGGTGCACTGCTCGCAGCGGTTATGTCTACTGGCGACTCCTTCATCAACACTGCTGCTGTTATCTACACACGCGATATCTACAACGAATTCATCGAGCCAAAAGCATCTCAGGAAACCCTGTTGAAACAATCCCGCTGGGCAACACTGATCATCGGTGGTGGCTCCATCGCAGTTGCTGTTCTCTTCCAGGATGTTTTCGGCCTCATGATTTACGTGTTCAAACTCTGGCCATCAGCAATCCTTCCTCCGCTGCTTATCGCGCTTTCCGGAAAAATCGGCACTTCCAAAATCTCTCCATACGCTGGTGCACCTGCTATCATTGCCGGCCTCGCAACCTGCTTTATCTGGGGTGACAAAGTACTGCACGATCCGTTCGGTATTCCAGCGAACCTTGCTGGTATCGTAGCCAACTGTGTTGTTCTGTTCATCGTTCACATGGCAACTAAAAACAAAGAGCCTAAAGGTGCATTCGTACCTGAGCAGCTTCTGTAG
- a CDS encoding sigma-54-dependent Fis family transcriptional regulator translates to MTHTQLSASKENAFFVSTELNARRYAQIIQDSHARSKAMGIDPNQTASPEKYKLSPEQLRQRIKDSQPFYDLVTTQMSTLYQILKGSGFCMAVADADGYVLHALGDAQILEHYKKGNCMPGYLWTEEAVGTCGIGLALIENLPIQISGKEMFCKRAHHITNSATPVHDNNGKLLGVIALSGQASTVHIHTLGMVILTAKAIRSQIGEIEKAREIAIRNTYMTALMESDQRGIIALNGNGEIMQINQKANALLGIDQRTISNASLTNPDEAEPSLNISTLTRTRMDWKHVLHSKQGFSEREVTFIRGDSRFPLVCTLDPITMPDGESAGGILLVMEHDRMLQLANEMAGSQARFTFDSILGSSTALEEAKKVANAAARGNAAVLLHGETGTGKELFAQAIHNASPRHNKPFVVINCGAIPNELLESELFGYVEGAFTGALKGGRPGKFELADGGTLFLDEIGDMPLDMQVKILRALQSGEVNRVGDMQPIKVDLRIIAATNVDLDTAIKRGTFREDLFYRISTLNITIPPLRDRGNDVLTLAETFLHRIRPRLGKPELEYSQPALQALSQASWPGNIRQLENAVERAVNICEKIVIMPDDLGLDCVDSKASLNIVSDNVYAQNMKLPNEVAELRSNSETMLGEMEHALIMRLMEEHMGNISKIARSMGVSRPTLYRKLKKYRITHD, encoded by the coding sequence ATGACACACACACAACTAAGTGCATCAAAAGAGAATGCTTTTTTTGTCAGTACAGAACTTAATGCACGGCGCTATGCACAGATTATTCAAGATTCACACGCCCGCTCCAAAGCAATGGGGATTGATCCAAACCAGACAGCTTCCCCCGAGAAATACAAACTTAGCCCAGAGCAGCTGCGCCAGCGAATAAAAGATAGTCAGCCTTTCTACGACCTTGTTACAACTCAAATGTCTACGCTATACCAAATCCTGAAAGGTTCTGGATTCTGTATGGCTGTAGCCGACGCTGATGGATATGTGCTGCACGCCCTTGGAGACGCACAGATTCTCGAGCATTACAAAAAAGGGAACTGCATGCCCGGCTATCTTTGGACTGAAGAAGCTGTAGGTACCTGTGGTATCGGTTTAGCACTTATTGAAAACCTTCCTATCCAAATTTCCGGTAAAGAGATGTTCTGTAAACGAGCACATCATATTACCAACTCTGCTACACCGGTGCATGACAACAACGGAAAACTTCTTGGAGTTATTGCCCTTAGTGGTCAAGCCAGTACCGTGCACATCCATACACTCGGAATGGTTATCCTCACAGCAAAAGCTATCCGGTCTCAAATTGGAGAAATAGAAAAAGCGCGTGAAATTGCCATCCGTAACACCTACATGACGGCACTAATGGAGTCTGACCAACGGGGTATCATTGCCCTCAACGGTAACGGCGAGATTATGCAGATTAACCAAAAAGCTAACGCGCTTCTTGGCATTGATCAAAGAACAATTTCCAACGCCTCTCTTACCAATCCAGATGAAGCAGAACCTTCACTTAACATTTCTACTCTCACCCGTACCCGCATGGACTGGAAGCATGTTCTCCACTCCAAGCAAGGCTTCTCTGAAAGAGAAGTTACATTCATCCGCGGAGACTCAAGGTTCCCACTTGTCTGTACGCTCGACCCGATTACAATGCCTGATGGAGAAAGTGCTGGCGGTATACTGCTGGTTATGGAACATGATAGGATGCTGCAACTGGCAAACGAAATGGCAGGCTCGCAGGCACGCTTCACCTTTGATTCAATTCTCGGCTCTAGCACAGCACTTGAAGAAGCCAAGAAAGTTGCCAACGCAGCTGCACGAGGTAATGCCGCTGTTCTTCTGCACGGAGAAACCGGAACCGGTAAGGAATTATTCGCACAGGCAATCCATAATGCCAGCCCGAGACACAACAAACCATTTGTTGTCATAAACTGTGGAGCTATTCCAAACGAACTTCTCGAAAGTGAATTGTTCGGCTACGTGGAAGGTGCCTTTACCGGTGCACTAAAAGGCGGGCGTCCAGGCAAATTTGAACTTGCGGACGGTGGCACACTATTCCTCGATGAAATCGGGGACATGCCACTTGATATGCAAGTAAAAATTCTCCGTGCGCTGCAGTCTGGAGAAGTCAACCGAGTGGGTGACATGCAACCTATCAAAGTCGATTTGCGCATTATTGCCGCGACTAACGTCGATCTAGATACTGCCATCAAACGTGGAACCTTTCGTGAAGACCTTTTTTACCGTATAAGCACCCTGAACATCACCATCCCACCGCTCCGAGACCGTGGTAATGATGTCCTGACGCTTGCTGAAACTTTCCTGCACCGCATTCGCCCGCGTCTTGGAAAACCGGAACTGGAATACAGTCAGCCGGCGTTACAAGCTCTTTCTCAAGCCTCATGGCCAGGCAATATACGACAACTCGAAAACGCTGTAGAACGTGCCGTAAATATCTGTGAAAAAATTGTTATCATGCCTGATGATCTCGGACTGGATTGCGTCGATTCAAAGGCTTCACTAAATATTGTCTCTGACAACGTGTACGCGCAGAACATGAAGCTTCCAAATGAAGTAGCGGAGCTGAGATCAAACAGCGAAACAATGTTGGGAGAAATGGAACACGCCCTTATTATGCGCTTAATGGAAGAACATATGGGTAATATCAGCAAAATAGCCCGCTCAATGGGAGTAAGCAGACCTACGCTTTACAGAAAACTAAAAAAGTACCGTATCACTCATGACTAG
- the hpsG gene encoding (2S)-3-sulfopropanediol dehydratase, which produces MSCCVSPHEQRLLDKIEGKEDIYRASHPRVFKILETFDNVRPMIDIERAKYFTESMKETEGEMLCLRWAKAMKHVAENITVYIDDDNLICGRGGVKGRYGLLYPELDGDFLDIAVEDLPNRTESPFSITAEDAKVVVEEIAPYWKGKTYHEALSKSFPEEVHRLTYDDPEGLASRFIVNETSSFRSSIQWVHDYEKILKRGFGGIKAEALEKIEALDPLSPFDNVEKKPFLESIVIVCDAVITWARRHSELAAELAKKEADPVRKAELEKMAEICAHVPEHPARTFHEAVQSQWFTQMFSRIEQKTGTIVSNGRMDQYFYPYYQADVEAGILDDEQALELLECLWVGMAQFIDLYVSPTGGAFNEGYAHWEAVTIGGQTPEGRDATNELTYLFLKSKREFPLHYPDLAARIHSRSPERYLADVAETIKDGSGFPKLINDEEVVPLYVSKGATFAEAYDYAVSGCTEARMPNRDTYTSGGAYVNFVAALEMVLHNGKMVKHGDEVLGLETGDPLSFETWEEFFAAYEKQHHHFLKTAFYQQYVINNLRAKHFAQPMGSAMHDLCMKHCLDLHTPQIPEGINMGYFEHMGLGTLVDSLCAIKKLVFEDKKLTMKEVIEACDCNFEGKEDVRQLLMSAPCYGNDDEYADEVANKIDSFNVLYGQKYAKELGMHNDVRYVPFTSHVPFGKVVSATPNGRFAWTPLSDGSSASHGADKNGPTAVLLSNYTSKNYGHRDRAARMLNIKFTPKCVEGEEGTEKLVSFIRTFCDLKLWHVQFNVINRDTLIAAQKDPEKYRSLIVRIAGYSAYFVDLSPDLQNDLIARTAHETV; this is translated from the coding sequence ATGTCTTGTTGTGTATCACCTCACGAACAACGTCTGCTCGATAAAATCGAAGGTAAAGAAGATATCTACCGCGCATCCCACCCGCGTGTATTCAAAATTCTCGAAACTTTCGACAACGTTCGTCCAATGATCGACATCGAACGTGCTAAATACTTCACCGAGTCCATGAAAGAGACCGAAGGTGAAATGCTCTGCCTGCGTTGGGCAAAAGCAATGAAGCACGTTGCTGAAAACATCACTGTTTACATCGACGACGACAACCTCATTTGTGGTCGTGGTGGCGTAAAAGGCCGTTACGGTCTGCTCTACCCTGAACTTGATGGTGACTTCCTCGACATCGCTGTTGAAGATCTCCCTAACCGTACTGAATCTCCTTTCTCTATTACTGCTGAAGACGCAAAAGTAGTTGTTGAAGAGATCGCTCCTTACTGGAAAGGTAAAACTTACCACGAAGCTCTCAGCAAATCTTTCCCTGAAGAAGTACACAGACTTACTTACGACGATCCAGAAGGTCTCGCTTCCCGCTTCATCGTAAACGAAACTTCTTCTTTCCGTTCTTCCATTCAGTGGGTTCACGACTACGAAAAAATCCTCAAGCGTGGTTTCGGTGGCATTAAAGCAGAAGCTCTCGAAAAAATCGAAGCTCTCGATCCATTGTCCCCATTCGACAACGTTGAGAAAAAACCTTTCCTCGAGTCCATCGTAATCGTATGTGACGCTGTTATCACTTGGGCACGTCGTCACTCCGAGCTCGCAGCTGAACTCGCTAAGAAAGAAGCTGATCCAGTTCGTAAAGCTGAACTCGAAAAAATGGCTGAAATTTGTGCTCACGTTCCTGAGCACCCAGCTCGTACTTTCCACGAAGCTGTTCAGTCCCAGTGGTTCACCCAGATGTTCTCTCGTATCGAGCAGAAAACTGGTACCATCGTATCTAACGGCCGTATGGACCAGTACTTCTACCCTTACTACCAGGCTGACGTAGAAGCTGGCATCCTCGACGACGAGCAGGCTCTTGAGCTTCTCGAGTGTCTCTGGGTTGGTATGGCACAGTTCATCGACCTCTACGTTTCCCCTACCGGCGGCGCATTCAACGAAGGCTACGCTCACTGGGAAGCAGTAACCATTGGTGGTCAGACTCCTGAAGGTCGCGACGCAACCAACGAACTGACTTACCTCTTCCTTAAATCAAAACGTGAATTCCCGCTTCACTACCCTGACCTTGCAGCGCGTATTCACTCCCGCTCTCCAGAGCGCTACCTCGCTGACGTTGCTGAAACCATTAAGGACGGCTCCGGCTTCCCTAAACTCATCAACGACGAAGAAGTAGTACCTCTTTACGTTTCCAAAGGTGCAACCTTTGCTGAAGCTTACGACTACGCTGTTTCCGGTTGTACCGAAGCACGTATGCCTAACCGCGACACCTACACCTCCGGTGGTGCATACGTTAACTTCGTAGCAGCTCTCGAAATGGTTCTGCACAACGGTAAAATGGTTAAACACGGCGACGAAGTTCTCGGTCTCGAAACCGGTGATCCTCTCTCCTTCGAAACTTGGGAAGAGTTCTTTGCTGCATACGAAAAACAGCATCATCACTTCCTCAAAACTGCATTCTACCAGCAGTACGTAATCAACAACCTTCGTGCTAAGCACTTTGCACAGCCAATGGGCTCTGCAATGCACGACCTCTGCATGAAGCACTGCCTCGACCTGCACACCCCGCAGATCCCAGAAGGCATTAACATGGGTTACTTCGAACACATGGGTCTTGGTACTCTCGTAGACTCCCTCTGCGCTATCAAGAAACTCGTATTCGAAGACAAAAAACTCACCATGAAAGAAGTTATCGAAGCTTGTGACTGCAACTTCGAAGGCAAAGAAGACGTACGTCAGCTCCTCATGTCCGCTCCTTGCTACGGCAACGACGACGAGTACGCTGATGAAGTAGCTAACAAAATTGACTCCTTCAACGTTCTCTACGGCCAGAAATACGCTAAAGAACTTGGCATGCACAACGACGTTCGTTACGTACCATTCACCTCCCACGTACCATTCGGTAAAGTGGTAAGTGCTACCCCTAACGGTCGTTTCGCATGGACTCCACTTTCTGACGGTTCTTCTGCATCTCACGGTGCTGACAAAAACGGTCCTACTGCGGTTCTTCTTTCTAACTACACTTCTAAAAACTACGGCCACCGCGACCGCGCTGCTCGTATGCTGAACATTAAGTTCACTCCGAAGTGTGTTGAAGGCGAAGAAGGTACTGAAAAGCTCGTATCCTTCATCCGTACTTTCTGTGACCTCAAACTCTGGCACGTTCAGTTCAACGTTATCAACCGTGACACCCTGATCGCTGCTCAGAAAGATCCAGAAAAATACCGTAGCCTTATCGTTCGTATCGCAGGTTACTCTGCATACTTCGTAGATCTCTCTCCAGATCTCCAGAACGACCTCATCGCACGTACTGCACACGAAACTGTTTAG
- the hpsH gene encoding (2S)-3-sulfopropanediol dehydratase activating enzyme: MTQKEILNTTGQVFNIQKYSVHDGPGIRTVVFLKGCPLSCKWCSNPESQSFKPQLAYNSGQCLTLSKCLRCAEVCTAGSLTQGEDDKIAVNWDTCTNCMACSEACPAGALINYGDEMTVKDAIDSVEKDAMFYARSGGGLTLGGGEPFAQPKFALALLKEAKRRYIKTAVETCSHVQTETLVEAGKYLNFAMMDIKSMDSDKHKEFCGVGNELILKNIKALREAHPKLKIRVRTPVIPGFNDTPEDIQAIVDFIKDLDVEYELLAYHRLGTQKYTNLGREYPMGEVSLDNEVFLPLVEIAKQVPNYAS; this comes from the coding sequence ATGACTCAAAAAGAAATTTTAAACACAACTGGTCAGGTCTTTAACATTCAGAAATACTCCGTGCATGACGGACCGGGAATCCGCACAGTTGTTTTTCTGAAGGGCTGTCCTCTTTCTTGTAAGTGGTGTAGTAACCCGGAATCACAATCATTTAAGCCGCAACTGGCCTACAACTCTGGCCAGTGTCTGACTCTTTCAAAATGTCTGCGTTGTGCAGAGGTTTGTACTGCTGGTTCCCTTACTCAGGGTGAAGATGATAAAATCGCTGTGAACTGGGATACCTGTACAAACTGTATGGCATGTTCAGAGGCTTGTCCTGCTGGCGCACTCATTAACTACGGTGATGAGATGACTGTTAAAGATGCCATCGATTCCGTTGAAAAAGATGCTATGTTCTACGCACGATCTGGTGGCGGCCTTACTCTTGGTGGCGGCGAACCATTTGCTCAGCCAAAATTTGCTCTTGCCTTGCTTAAAGAAGCAAAACGCCGTTACATTAAAACTGCAGTAGAAACATGTAGTCATGTTCAGACTGAAACTCTCGTTGAAGCAGGCAAATACCTGAACTTCGCGATGATGGACATCAAGAGCATGGACTCTGATAAGCATAAAGAATTTTGTGGTGTAGGCAACGAACTCATCTTGAAGAATATTAAAGCACTGCGCGAAGCTCATCCAAAACTCAAAATTCGCGTACGTACTCCGGTAATTCCGGGCTTTAACGACACACCTGAAGACATTCAGGCAATTGTTGATTTCATTAAAGACCTTGACGTTGAGTACGAATTGCTCGCATATCACCGCCTTGGTACTCAGAAGTACACCAACCTTGGTCGTGAGTACCCAATGGGCGAAGTATCTCTTGATAACGAAGTATTTCTTCCACTCGTAGAGATTGCTAAGCAAGTTCCTAACTACGCTAGCTAA
- a CDS encoding sigma-54 interaction domain-containing protein — protein MDTYLDKIGASVRHIFEVLDDGIYITDKEGKTLFVNSMYERLTGLTEGELRGKDVRYLKDSGIFDAVLNPEIVKTGKPATVVQQLKTGKRLVLRGFPVFDDNNELVLVVTLARDITLIGQMRKQIAQQKEQISLFSKQLAHLASQDSTDNNPDNMFYDSQVQQLVSLIKRIAETDATMLLLGETGVGKDWFARLAHDSSPRRDEMFLKVDCGSISENLIESELFGYAPGAFTGATSKGKPGHFEMANRGTVFLDEIGELPLSMQAKLLRVLQDQEVVRVGASVAKKVDVRIIAATNRNLEEEVRKGNFRSDLFYRLRVAVVEIPPLRERTEMIPGLVEHFLSIYGEKYKKDITCARDAMQLLLKYRWPGNIRELENLIQSLVVTLDHSDITANDLPPSINSRHPMDCLPNVELDAKDEGKSLKEIMAELERRVIQQALDTYGSVNKASEVLKVNRTTIFRKMKQ, from the coding sequence ATGGATACCTATTTAGATAAAATTGGAGCCTCAGTTCGGCATATTTTTGAAGTGCTGGATGACGGCATCTATATTACGGACAAAGAAGGCAAAACGCTATTTGTTAACTCCATGTATGAACGTCTTACCGGACTTACGGAAGGCGAATTGCGTGGTAAGGATGTCCGGTATCTAAAAGACAGTGGTATCTTTGATGCTGTTCTTAACCCTGAGATTGTGAAGACCGGTAAGCCTGCAACCGTTGTTCAGCAGCTGAAAACAGGCAAGCGCCTTGTTTTACGCGGTTTTCCTGTTTTTGACGATAACAATGAGCTCGTGCTCGTTGTTACGCTTGCGCGTGACATTACCCTGATCGGGCAAATGCGTAAGCAGATCGCACAGCAGAAAGAACAAATTTCCCTTTTCTCAAAACAGCTTGCACATCTAGCATCTCAGGATTCTACAGACAATAATCCTGATAACATGTTCTATGATTCTCAGGTGCAGCAGCTAGTATCACTTATTAAGCGTATTGCAGAAACTGACGCTACCATGCTTCTGCTTGGTGAGACCGGTGTTGGTAAAGACTGGTTTGCGCGTCTTGCACACGACAGTAGCCCGCGCAGGGACGAAATGTTCCTTAAGGTTGACTGTGGTAGTATTTCTGAAAACCTTATTGAATCAGAACTTTTCGGTTACGCTCCAGGTGCTTTTACCGGTGCAACCTCAAAGGGCAAGCCTGGTCACTTTGAAATGGCTAATCGCGGTACCGTATTTCTTGATGAAATCGGTGAACTTCCTCTTTCCATGCAGGCTAAGCTTCTGCGTGTTCTTCAAGATCAGGAAGTTGTTCGCGTTGGTGCCTCTGTAGCTAAAAAAGTTGATGTACGTATTATTGCTGCAACTAACCGTAATCTGGAAGAAGAAGTCCGTAAGGGTAATTTCCGAAGCGATTTGTTCTACCGTTTACGTGTAGCCGTTGTTGAGATTCCGCCACTGCGTGAGCGTACAGAAATGATTCCGGGTCTTGTAGAGCATTTCCTCTCTATCTACGGTGAAAAATACAAGAAAGACATCACATGTGCCCGTGATGCTATGCAGTTGCTGCTTAAATACCGCTGGCCGGGTAACATCCGTGAGCTTGAAAACCTTATTCAGAGCCTTGTTGTAACACTGGATCATTCTGATATTACAGCAAACGATCTGCCGCCTTCTATTAACTCCCGTCATCCAATGGATTGCTTGCCTAACGTAGAGCTTGACGCGAAAGATGAAGGTAAGTCTTTGAAAGAAATTATGGCAGAGCTCGAGCGTCGCGTTATTCAGCAGGCACTCGATACTTATGGCTCAGTGAACAAAGCCTCTGAAGTTCTTAAGGTGAACCGTACTACAATTTTCCGCAAGATGAAGCAGTAA